A region of Nostoc sp. 'Peltigera membranacea cyanobiont' N6 DNA encodes the following proteins:
- a CDS encoding trifunctional serine/threonine-protein kinase/ATP-binding protein/sensor histidine kinase yields the protein MVSIPGYHVSKELYNGSRTLVYRANRETDQKSVVIKLMKTAYPSFSELIQFRNQFTIAKNLNLPGIIQTYSLEPYQNGYALVMEDFGGISLKDYLTSDQTRYIASLQDFLLLAIALCNTLDILIRHRVIHKDIKPANILINPQTKEIKLIDFSIASLLPRETQILMSPNVLEGTLGYLSPEQTGRMNRGIDYRTDFYSLGVTFYELLTGELPFKSHDPMELVHCHIAKLPLLVHEINPQIAPVLSSIVSKLMAKNAEDRYQSAFGLKYDLENCLAQLKETGKIVSFPIAQRDVCDRFIIPEKLYGRKHEVETLLKAFDRVSNNQTELMLVAGFSGIGKTALINEVHKPIVRQRGYFIKGKFDQFNRNIPFSAFVQAFRDLMGQLLSESDVQLSTWKNKILQVLGDQGQVILEVIPELEQIIGQQPPATEVSPSAAQNRFNLLFQKFIQVFTTKEHPLVIFLDDLQWADSASLKLIQLLMSESGNGSLLLIGAYRDNEVSTAHPLMLTLAEIRKANATIHSINLAPLTKASLNQLVVDILNCSIKIAQPLTQLVYQKTQGNPFFATQFIKALYEDRLISFNFDRGYWQCDIAAVKALALTDDVVEFVALQLQKLPTATQNVLKLAACIGNQFDLLTLAIVSEQSETETAASLWKALQEGLVIPTSEVYKFFQDSGHDYDSNPLNYNVQVPIYKFLHDRVQQAAYSLILGEQKQFTHLKIGQLLLQNTSESQQEERIFELVSQLNRGILLITQLAERQQLAQLNLNAGRKAKEATAYGAALHYFYSGMQLLPINSWEIAYELTRSLYEEAAEAAFLNNEFDQMESLIQIVIEKTTTLLDRVKVYEVQLQADQVRNQSFKAIAIGRELLAQLGVTLPESVTPPDIQQSVVNTLSTLAGRSIEGLVDLPLMNDPKALVALRIMASIAPAIHQTAPYLFPIIACEEVNLSLKYGNAPLSATGYADFGIVLNICNQLESGYEFGQLGLMLVDRLQAKSVQSMTLFKVGALNQFNKQHICTSIRLLQESHSLGLETGDFFHVLASMIFKLFYVYLSGTEVLEILLADIKAYESNYAQNQRLLSWSNIVSQTIKNITEYSDYPDSLIGEDCQEEELLSALLQEKDELTLHIFFLSKLTLSYLFENFPAAVENANQGEQYLNGGAGMLSVTVFYYYDSLSRLAVYPTAEPSQQEQLLLKVGENQEKLQFRAKFAPMNFQHKFDLVEAERYRVLGEKIAAIELYDRAIYLAKENQYIQEEALSNELAAKFYLDWGKEKIAQVYMQEAYYCYARWGAKAKTEDLEKRYPQLLAPILQGQHHRLQLSSTVEASLFPHQTIHTNLSSSSISEALDFATIFKASQVLSSEIKLEQLLTTLLQVVMENAGAQKAALLVLQQGNLVVEAIASINEGVTLISIPLSISEGIPITLVNYVKRSLKTVVLDDATAQTDFIGDSYFMQQQPKSVLCTPMLNQGKLIGLLYLENPLTIGAFTSDRTEVIQLLCAQAAISLENARLYQESQNYAHQLERSLQELEHTQLQMVQNEKMATLGNLVAGVAHEINNPIGFLKGSLNNAEDYIQDLLAHIQCYQQHHPNSAIAVIEHGEEIDLEFLTEDLPKLVGSMKVASERIKDISISLRTFSRADTTEKVACNLHEGIESTLLILKYRLKANEKRPAIEVITEYGKLPPVKCFLGQLNQVFMNILANAIDALDTSCEGLSFAQAQANHHQILIHTEVSSEQNMVVIRIKDNGQGMPEEVRTRIFDHLFTTKEVGKGTGLGLAIASQIVEETHNGRLSCNSVVGQGTEFVIEIPVF from the coding sequence ATGGTCAGCATTCCCGGATATCACGTTAGCAAAGAACTCTACAATGGTTCTCGAACCTTGGTTTATCGCGCTAATCGAGAAACTGACCAAAAATCTGTGGTGATTAAGCTGATGAAAACTGCTTATCCCAGTTTCAGCGAATTGATACAGTTTCGCAACCAATTCACCATCGCCAAAAATTTGAATCTACCTGGAATCATCCAAACCTACAGCCTAGAACCTTATCAGAATGGCTATGCGTTAGTGATGGAAGACTTTGGGGGAATTTCTCTCAAAGATTATTTAACCTCTGACCAGACGCGATATATTGCGTCTCTACAAGATTTTTTACTTTTAGCGATCGCACTGTGCAATACATTAGATATTCTAATTCGTCATCGGGTCATTCACAAAGATATTAAACCCGCCAATATTTTAATTAATCCCCAAACTAAAGAAATTAAGTTAATAGACTTTAGTATTGCATCTCTGTTGCCACGAGAAACTCAAATCTTGATGAGTCCTAATGTGTTAGAGGGGACACTTGGCTATTTATCACCAGAGCAAACTGGACGAATGAATCGGGGAATTGACTATCGGACTGATTTTTATTCTCTAGGTGTAACTTTTTACGAGTTATTAACAGGGGAATTACCATTTAAATCACACGACCCGATGGAATTGGTACATTGTCATATTGCCAAACTTCCGCTTTTAGTACATGAGATTAATCCGCAAATTGCGCCTGTACTCTCATCTATTGTTAGCAAATTGATGGCGAAAAATGCCGAAGACCGCTATCAGAGTGCATTTGGGCTGAAATATGATTTAGAAAATTGTTTGGCTCAACTCAAGGAGACGGGGAAAATTGTAAGTTTCCCAATTGCTCAACGGGATGTGTGCGATCGCTTTATTATCCCAGAAAAACTCTATGGTCGCAAGCATGAAGTTGAAACTCTGCTAAAAGCCTTTGATCGCGTTAGCAACAATCAGACGGAACTAATGTTAGTGGCTGGTTTTTCTGGTATTGGTAAAACTGCTTTGATCAACGAGGTTCACAAACCCATTGTCCGGCAACGGGGCTACTTTATCAAAGGAAAATTTGACCAATTTAATCGGAATATTCCTTTCTCCGCTTTTGTACAGGCGTTTCGAGACTTAATGGGACAATTGCTCAGTGAAAGTGATGTTCAATTGTCAACTTGGAAAAATAAAATTTTACAAGTGCTGGGGGATCAAGGGCAAGTCATTCTTGAGGTAATTCCCGAACTAGAACAAATTATTGGTCAACAACCACCTGCAACGGAAGTTTCACCAAGTGCGGCACAGAATCGCTTTAATTTACTCTTCCAAAAGTTCATTCAGGTATTCACTACAAAAGAACATCCATTGGTAATTTTCCTCGATGATTTGCAGTGGGCTGATTCTGCATCACTCAAGTTGATCCAGTTGTTGATGAGTGAATCAGGAAATGGATCTTTACTTTTAATTGGGGCTTACCGAGATAATGAAGTCTCTACCGCACATCCATTGATGTTGACTTTAGCGGAGATTCGCAAAGCCAATGCTACAATTCACAGCATTAATTTAGCTCCCTTAACTAAAGCTAGTTTAAATCAATTGGTAGTTGATATCTTAAATTGTTCAATTAAAATTGCCCAACCTCTAACGCAACTCGTCTATCAAAAAACTCAGGGAAATCCATTTTTTGCAACGCAATTCATCAAAGCATTGTATGAAGATAGATTGATTAGTTTTAATTTCGATCGAGGTTACTGGCAATGTGATATTGCTGCTGTGAAAGCTCTTGCTCTCACTGATGATGTGGTAGAGTTCGTAGCGTTACAGTTGCAGAAGTTGCCAACAGCAACGCAAAATGTGTTGAAATTAGCTGCGTGCATTGGCAACCAGTTTGATTTGCTAACCTTAGCAATTGTTTCTGAACAATCTGAAACCGAAACAGCAGCATCTTTATGGAAAGCTTTGCAAGAAGGGTTAGTTATACCTACTAGTGAAGTTTATAAATTCTTTCAAGATAGTGGGCATGATTATGACTCAAATCCATTAAATTACAATGTCCAAGTTCCCATCTATAAATTTTTACATGACCGGGTGCAACAAGCGGCTTACTCTCTGATTCTAGGTGAGCAGAAACAATTTACCCATCTTAAAATTGGTCAATTACTCTTGCAAAATACCTCTGAGTCACAGCAAGAGGAGCGAATTTTTGAGCTTGTCAGTCAGTTAAATCGAGGAATATTGCTAATTACCCAACTGGCTGAACGTCAACAATTAGCTCAATTAAATCTGAACGCTGGTCGAAAAGCGAAAGAAGCTACCGCTTATGGTGCTGCACTTCATTACTTCTATTCTGGAATGCAGTTGCTACCGATTAATAGTTGGGAAATCGCCTACGAACTGACTCGAAGTTTATACGAAGAAGCAGCCGAAGCTGCTTTTCTCAATAACGAGTTTGACCAGATGGAATCTTTGATCCAGATCGTCATTGAAAAAACAACCACCTTACTGGATCGGGTGAAAGTTTATGAAGTTCAACTCCAAGCCGATCAGGTGCGGAATCAATCATTCAAAGCGATCGCAATTGGGCGCGAACTTCTCGCTCAACTTGGGGTAACATTACCTGAATCAGTAACACCTCCAGACATTCAGCAATCTGTAGTCAACACGCTCTCCACCTTGGCTGGCAGAAGTATTGAGGGCTTAGTTGATTTGCCATTGATGAACGATCCCAAAGCTTTGGTTGCTTTGCGGATTATGGCTAGCATCGCTCCCGCCATCCACCAAACTGCCCCTTATCTGTTCCCAATTATTGCCTGCGAAGAGGTAAATTTATCTCTTAAATACGGTAATGCACCACTTTCTGCAACAGGATATGCAGATTTTGGAATTGTACTTAATATTTGTAACCAACTCGAGTCAGGCTACGAATTTGGCCAGCTAGGTTTAATGCTTGTGGATAGACTTCAAGCAAAATCTGTTCAAAGCATGACTCTATTTAAGGTGGGTGCATTGAATCAATTTAATAAACAACATATTTGCACCTCAATTAGGTTATTACAGGAATCCCATAGTCTTGGATTAGAAACAGGCGATTTTTTTCATGTGCTGGCATCGATGATTTTTAAGTTATTCTATGTCTATTTAAGTGGCACAGAAGTTTTGGAAATTCTCTTAGCAGATATCAAAGCCTACGAGTCTAATTATGCCCAAAATCAGCGCTTATTAAGTTGGTCTAATATCGTCTCTCAAACCATTAAAAATATCACCGAATATAGCGACTATCCAGACTCCCTGATTGGTGAAGATTGTCAAGAAGAAGAACTCTTATCTGCGCTCCTCCAAGAAAAGGACGAATTAACACTCCATATATTTTTCTTAAGTAAGTTAACACTCAGTTATTTGTTTGAGAATTTTCCGGCGGCAGTTGAGAATGCAAATCAGGGAGAGCAATACCTCAACGGTGGCGCAGGAATGTTATCTGTGACTGTTTTCTACTACTATGATTCTCTGTCTCGGCTGGCTGTCTATCCAACGGCTGAACCATCTCAACAGGAACAATTACTCTTAAAGGTTGGCGAAAATCAGGAAAAATTGCAGTTTCGAGCCAAATTTGCACCGATGAATTTCCAACACAAATTTGATTTGGTGGAAGCAGAACGGTATCGAGTTTTGGGCGAAAAAATAGCAGCAATAGAATTGTACGATCGCGCCATTTATCTGGCGAAAGAAAACCAATATATCCAAGAAGAAGCCCTAAGTAATGAACTAGCTGCCAAGTTCTACCTCGACTGGGGTAAAGAAAAAATCGCCCAAGTTTATATGCAAGAGGCTTATTACTGCTATGCTCGTTGGGGCGCTAAAGCTAAAACTGAGGATTTGGAAAAACGCTATCCCCAACTTTTGGCTCCCATCTTACAAGGACAGCATCATCGCTTGCAACTGAGTTCAACCGTCGAAGCATCATTATTTCCACATCAAACCATCCACACAAACCTTTCTAGCAGCAGTATTTCGGAAGCCCTCGATTTTGCCACCATTTTTAAAGCCTCACAAGTTCTCTCCAGTGAAATTAAATTAGAGCAATTACTCACTACTCTTTTGCAAGTAGTAATGGAAAATGCTGGGGCACAAAAAGCTGCTTTACTTGTACTTCAACAGGGCAACTTAGTGGTTGAAGCTATAGCCAGCATCAACGAAGGAGTCACTCTGATATCTATACCATTGTCAATCAGCGAAGGCATTCCCATTACATTGGTAAACTATGTCAAACGCAGCTTAAAAACTGTTGTGCTGGATGATGCAACAGCACAAACAGATTTTATTGGCGACTCATATTTCATGCAGCAACAACCTAAGAGTGTGTTGTGTACGCCGATGTTAAATCAGGGTAAACTTATTGGGCTGCTATATCTAGAAAATCCGCTGACAATCGGTGCATTTACAAGCGATCGCACTGAAGTTATCCAACTGTTATGCGCTCAAGCTGCCATCTCTCTAGAAAATGCCCGTCTTTATCAAGAATCTCAAAATTATGCCCATCAACTAGAGCGATCGCTACAAGAACTTGAGCATACCCAATTACAAATGGTGCAAAATGAAAAAATGGCAACCTTGGGCAATTTGGTTGCTGGGGTGGCACATGAAATTAATAATCCGATTGGATTTCTCAAAGGCAGTCTCAACAATGCCGAAGATTATATCCAAGACTTACTCGCTCATATCCAATGCTACCAACAACATCATCCCAATTCTGCGATCGCAGTCATTGAGCATGGCGAAGAAATTGACCTAGAATTCTTGACTGAAGACTTACCAAAGCTAGTAGGCTCAATGAAGGTGGCTTCAGAAAGGATCAAAGATATTAGCATCAGTCTCCGCACCTTCTCCAGAGCCGATACAACCGAAAAAGTTGCTTGTAACCTCCATGAAGGGATTGAGAGTACTCTGTTGATTTTGAAGTATCGCCTCAAAGCTAACGAAAAACGTCCAGCAATTGAAGTCATCACCGAATACGGGAAATTGCCACCAGTTAAGTGCTTTTTAGGACAGCTAAATCAAGTATTTATGAACATCCTCGCTAACGCAATTGATGCCTTAGATACTTCCTGCGAGGGGCTTTCTTTTGCCCAAGCCCAAGCCAATCATCACCAAATACTGATTCACACCGAAGTATCTAGCGAGCAAAATATGGTGGTAATTCGCATCAAAGATAACGGCCAGGGGATGCCAGAGGAGGTTAGAACGCGGATATTTGACCACCTATTTACAACAAAAGAGGTTGGGAAAGGAACGGGATTAGGATTAGCGATCGCTAGTCAAATCGTCGAAGAAACCCATAATGGACGGTTGAGTTGCAATTCTGTCGTTGGTCAAGGAACAGAATTTGTGATTGAGATTCCAGTATTTTAA
- a CDS encoding 5-(carboxyamino)imidazole ribonucleotide synthase produces MKRVGVIGGGQLAWMMADAAQKLGVELVVQTPSVHDPAVSIAQETVFAPVDDASATEILAQKCDVITFENEFVNLQALSLLSEKGVCFRPRLEALAPLLDKYHQRCYLRDLGLPVPQFFALEEVEHLQSKIEYLGFPAVLKARRHGYDGQGTFIIQDFANLEQKLSYETTIKPLNKSLFLLEEFVPFERELAIIAARSVEGEIVTYPVVETQQEQQVCRRVIAPADITPNQVAEIQAIAHTLLNSLEVVGIFGIELFLRADGKVLVNEIAPRTHNSGHFSIDACETSQFEQHLRAVCGLPLGNPALQCAGAVMVNLLGYENSHSDYHSQRQKIAEIPQAHVHWYGKTESRPGRKLGHVTVLLDDQNRESANAIAQKVESIWYPR; encoded by the coding sequence ATGAAACGTGTTGGTGTAATTGGTGGCGGACAACTTGCCTGGATGATGGCGGATGCAGCACAGAAGCTAGGAGTAGAATTAGTAGTACAAACTCCAAGCGTTCACGATCCGGCCGTGTCAATCGCTCAAGAGACTGTTTTCGCCCCAGTTGATGACGCAAGTGCTACAGAAATATTAGCTCAAAAATGCGATGTCATCACCTTTGAAAACGAATTTGTTAACCTGCAAGCTTTATCTCTTTTATCAGAAAAAGGCGTTTGTTTCCGTCCCAGATTAGAAGCTTTAGCTCCTCTTTTAGATAAATATCATCAGCGCTGCTACTTACGCGATTTGGGATTACCAGTTCCTCAATTTTTCGCCCTTGAGGAGGTAGAACATCTCCAATCAAAAATAGAATACCTCGGTTTTCCAGCAGTTCTCAAAGCCCGCCGCCACGGCTATGATGGTCAGGGTACTTTCATAATTCAGGATTTTGCTAATTTAGAGCAAAAACTAAGTTATGAAACCACAATAAAACCTTTAAATAAATCACTTTTTTTGTTAGAAGAATTTGTCCCTTTTGAAAGAGAACTAGCAATAATTGCAGCGCGTTCTGTGGAGGGAGAAATTGTCACTTACCCAGTGGTAGAAACTCAACAAGAACAACAAGTATGTCGGCGGGTAATTGCGCCTGCTGATATTACGCCTAATCAAGTAGCAGAAATCCAAGCGATCGCACATACTCTATTAAATAGCCTAGAAGTAGTGGGAATCTTTGGAATTGAGCTATTTCTCAGGGCTGATGGCAAAGTTTTGGTAAATGAAATTGCGCCCCGTACCCACAATTCTGGGCATTTTTCGATTGACGCTTGCGAAACTTCTCAGTTTGAGCAACACCTCAGAGCAGTTTGTGGTTTACCTTTAGGGAATCCGGCTTTGCAGTGCGCTGGCGCTGTAATGGTTAACCTACTGGGGTATGAAAATTCTCACAGCGACTACCACAGCCAGCGTCAAAAAATAGCAGAAATTCCCCAGGCGCATGTTCACTGGTACGGGAAGACAGAATCACGTCCTGGGCGGAAGTTGGGACATGTTACCGTTTTGCTGGACGATCAAAATCGAGAATCGGCAAATGCGATCGCTCAGAAAGTAGAATCTATCTGGTATCCCAGGTAA
- a CDS encoding pentapeptide repeat-containing protein, whose translation MQQLNTKLTLSIFWRQWLAFLLGIIIWCVANPALAVSWTHPLSFSNAELSRRDFSGESLQAAEFSNANMELANFSNADLRGAVMSASVMTKANLHGADLTNAMVDQVNLTKADLSDAVFKEALLLRAIFNDVNIDGADFTDAILDRAQIKELCQKASGVNSKTGVQTRDSLGCQ comes from the coding sequence ATGCAGCAATTAAACACCAAATTGACTCTCAGCATATTTTGGCGGCAATGGTTGGCGTTCCTACTTGGAATTATTATATGGTGCGTGGCTAATCCTGCACTAGCAGTAAGCTGGACTCATCCACTGTCATTTAGTAATGCAGAGTTGTCAAGACGTGATTTTTCTGGTGAAAGTTTGCAAGCTGCGGAGTTTTCTAACGCCAACATGGAACTGGCTAATTTTTCAAATGCTGATTTGCGGGGAGCAGTTATGAGTGCTTCTGTGATGACAAAAGCAAATCTCCACGGAGCGGATTTAACTAATGCAATGGTCGATCAGGTAAACTTGACTAAGGCCGATTTGAGTGATGCAGTTTTCAAAGAAGCTCTTTTGCTCCGCGCCATATTTAATGATGTAAATATAGACGGTGCAGATTTTACAGATGCAATTTTGGATCGGGCACAAATCAAAGAACTGTGTCAAAAAGCCAGTGGTGTGAATTCCAAAACAGGCGTGCAAACTCGTGATTCTTTAGGATGTCAATGA
- a CDS encoding DevA family ABC transporter ATP-binding protein, producing MMEKEPVIAIKNLNHYYGKGSLKKQILFDINLEIYSGEIVIMTGPSGSGKTTLLSLIGGLRSVQEGSLKFLGEELVGVSQNKLVQMRRNIGYIFQAHNLLGFLTAKQNVQMAVELNNNISQTEAVAKSKAMLGSVGLEERVDYYPDNLSGGQKQRIAIARALVNRPPLVLADEPTAALDKQSGRDVVEIMQSLAKNQGTTILLVTHDNRILDIADRIVEMEDGLLTRNSSNTIIQS from the coding sequence ATGATGGAAAAAGAACCTGTAATTGCCATTAAAAATCTCAATCACTACTATGGTAAAGGCTCGCTGAAAAAACAGATATTATTTGACATCAACCTAGAAATTTATTCAGGCGAAATTGTAATTATGACCGGGCCATCCGGTTCAGGTAAAACCACATTACTGAGCTTAATTGGTGGTTTGCGGTCTGTACAAGAAGGAAGTTTGAAATTTTTAGGTGAAGAACTCGTTGGTGTCAGTCAAAACAAACTGGTACAGATGCGACGCAACATCGGTTATATTTTCCAAGCTCACAATTTGCTAGGGTTCTTGACCGCAAAGCAAAATGTGCAAATGGCAGTCGAGTTGAACAATAATATTTCTCAAACAGAAGCAGTGGCTAAATCAAAAGCCATGCTGGGGTCAGTTGGTCTAGAAGAACGAGTTGATTACTACCCAGACAATCTTTCTGGTGGACAAAAACAAAGAATTGCGATCGCCCGCGCCCTAGTGAATCGCCCTCCACTAGTACTAGCAGACGAACCAACAGCCGCATTAGACAAACAATCAGGACGCGATGTTGTCGAAATAATGCAGAGTCTAGCCAAAAATCAGGGAACCACGATCTTATTAGTTACACACGACAACCGTATTTTAGATATAGCCGATCGCATCGTAGAAATGGAAGATGGTCTTTTAACTCGTAATTCTTCAAATACAATAATTCAGTCATAA
- the devC gene encoding ABC transporter permease DevC yields the protein MNQKIPLSWLQLTREKTRLAVALAGIAFADILMFMQLGFRDALYYSNVRFHSSLQGDIVLINSQSSAVLAMRSFSQRRLYKALDLPAVQSVHPIYLDFTIWKNPITGRPRSILIFGMNPETNIVNLPGVQENLDKLKLPDVVLFDRSSRVEYGPIAATYDQGKTVTAEVRRRQIKVGGLFTLGASFGADGNLITSDVNFLRIFSNRQPGLIDIGLIRLKPGADAEVVTQELRKYLPKEVNVLTKQEFIEFERNYWANSTAIGFIFTLGTVMGFIVGTVIVYQILYTEVADHLAEYATLKAIGYTQNYLLMVILQEALLLAVLGYFPGIIFSLFMYSSARDATLLPVFMSFDRAVMVLILTMLMCIISGAIAVRKLRSADPADIF from the coding sequence ATGAATCAAAAAATACCTCTGTCGTGGCTACAACTAACAAGAGAAAAAACTCGACTAGCTGTAGCTTTGGCAGGAATTGCCTTTGCTGATATCTTGATGTTTATGCAACTCGGCTTTCGAGATGCTTTGTATTATAGTAACGTTCGATTTCATAGCAGCTTGCAGGGCGATATTGTTTTAATTAACAGTCAATCTAGTGCTGTTTTGGCAATGAGGAGCTTTTCTCAAAGACGGTTATATAAAGCTTTAGATTTACCCGCAGTCCAATCAGTACATCCTATATATTTGGACTTTACAATCTGGAAGAATCCTATAACAGGTCGTCCTCGTAGTATCCTGATATTTGGAATGAACCCAGAAACTAATATAGTTAACTTACCTGGCGTTCAGGAAAATTTAGATAAACTTAAGCTGCCTGATGTAGTTCTATTTGACCGTTCTTCTAGGGTAGAATATGGGCCCATTGCTGCTACTTATGACCAAGGAAAGACCGTAACAGCAGAAGTACGAAGGCGGCAAATTAAAGTAGGGGGATTATTTACATTAGGTGCATCATTCGGCGCAGATGGAAATTTGATTACAAGTGATGTTAACTTTCTGCGAATATTCAGTAATCGTCAACCAGGATTAATTGATATTGGACTGATTAGATTAAAACCAGGAGCCGATGCTGAAGTTGTTACCCAAGAGTTACGAAAATATTTACCTAAAGAGGTAAATGTTTTGACGAAACAAGAGTTTATTGAATTTGAGCGGAATTATTGGGCAAATAGTACAGCTATTGGCTTTATTTTCACATTAGGGACTGTCATGGGTTTCATTGTAGGAACTGTGATTGTTTATCAAATTCTTTATACAGAAGTTGCAGATCATTTAGCTGAGTACGCTACTCTTAAGGCAATAGGTTATACACAAAATTATTTGTTAATGGTTATTCTTCAAGAAGCTTTGCTATTAGCAGTTTTAGGATATTTCCCTGGAATTATTTTTTCATTATTTATGTATAGTAGCGCGAGAGATGCAACCCTACTACCAGTTTTTATGAGTTTCGATCGTGCTGTAATGGTGTTGATTTTAACCATGTTAATGTGTATTATTTCCGGTGCGATCGCAGTCCGCAAATTACGTTCCGCCGATCCAGCAGATATCTTTTAA
- a CDS encoding HlyD family efflux transporter periplasmic adaptor subunit, translating into MSRVTEKPKPTEQALNQEQPKIWWGIAVAVPVVIAAGILGTAKIEQLKKLSTPAPVMPSTNSISAVGRLEPRGEVVKLSAPSSGLAPSSRIQQLLVREGEQVKQGQIVAILDNRDTQIAGLEEAKAKVQESRANLAQVRAGSPRDIQAQRAVVARLQAQFIGERDGQQATIARIAAQLSGDKLVQQATVNRLEAELSGQRETLRATLTRIKAQQRNAQVDAGRYDFLYKEGAISQQERDSRRLSAVTANQQVAESQATLKQTLATVRQQLAEARANQIQNLATLQQQLIEAKVNRDKTLATLQRQIDEEKAKLSRIMDVSPTDVQVAQAQVSNAIANVRKAEAELRLSYVQAPIAGEILKVYTKSGEAIGANGIAEIGQTSQMYVIAEVPEDSIGKVRIGQNATINSDNGAFSGELKGTVTEIGRKIGKKDVLNTDPAADVDARVVEVKIALPSEDSQKVSGLTYAKVVVEINN; encoded by the coding sequence ATGTCAAGGGTGACTGAAAAGCCAAAGCCAACTGAGCAGGCACTTAATCAAGAACAACCTAAGATTTGGTGGGGTATCGCTGTAGCTGTGCCAGTAGTAATCGCTGCTGGGATACTAGGTACAGCGAAAATTGAGCAGCTGAAAAAACTCTCTACACCCGCACCCGTAATGCCATCTACCAATAGCATTAGTGCTGTAGGGCGTTTGGAACCGCGAGGCGAAGTTGTTAAATTATCCGCCCCATCATCGGGATTAGCGCCATCATCACGAATTCAGCAACTTCTGGTGAGAGAGGGTGAACAGGTAAAGCAAGGCCAAATTGTGGCAATTTTGGATAACCGCGATACCCAAATAGCCGGACTAGAAGAGGCAAAAGCCAAAGTGCAAGAATCTCGTGCGAATTTAGCGCAAGTCAGGGCTGGATCTCCAAGAGATATTCAAGCTCAAAGAGCAGTTGTTGCTCGCTTACAAGCGCAGTTTATTGGCGAAAGGGATGGTCAACAAGCAACGATCGCGCGAATTGCAGCCCAGTTAAGTGGAGATAAACTTGTCCAACAAGCTACAGTAAATCGCCTAGAAGCTGAACTCAGCGGGCAAAGAGAAACTCTCAGAGCAACGCTTACGCGGATTAAAGCCCAACAGCGCAATGCCCAAGTTGATGCTGGACGCTATGATTTTTTATACAAAGAAGGGGCGATTTCTCAGCAAGAGCGGGATAGTAGACGTTTGAGTGCAGTAACTGCTAATCAGCAAGTGGCTGAAAGCCAAGCTACCCTCAAGCAGACATTAGCAACTGTACGACAGCAACTTGCTGAGGCTAGAGCTAACCAAATACAAAATTTAGCAACTTTGCAACAGCAGCTAATTGAAGCCAAAGTTAACCGTGACAAAACTTTAGCAACTTTGCAAAGACAAATCGATGAAGAAAAGGCCAAACTGAGCAGAATAATGGATGTGAGTCCTACCGATGTGCAAGTAGCGCAAGCTCAAGTTAGTAATGCGATCGCAAATGTCAGAAAAGCCGAAGCAGAACTAAGGTTAAGCTACGTTCAAGCACCAATCGCTGGAGAGATTTTAAAGGTTTACACCAAGTCAGGCGAAGCCATAGGTGCAAATGGTATTGCTGAAATTGGACAAACCAGCCAAATGTATGTGATTGCTGAAGTCCCTGAAGACAGCATTGGTAAAGTGCGGATTGGTCAAAACGCCACTATCAACAGCGATAATGGAGCATTTAGCGGCGAATTAAAGGGAACTGTCACTGAAATTGGCAGAAAAATTGGTAAAAAAGACGTGCTGAATACAGATCCAGCAGCAGATGTGGATGCCAGAGTAGTAGAAGTGAAAATTGCTCTGCCTTCAGAAGATAGCCAGAAAGTTTCTGGTTTAACTTACGCTAAAGTTGTTGTCGAAATTAATAATTAA